The window TCTGTTCACACAAACCGCACTCCCGGCACCGGCCGGCGTCGGCCTTGATCTTATAGAAGCCGGCCACGTTGAGCACGCCCCAGGTGGCCGCCCACGGACAGGCCCAGCGGCAGAAGCTGCGGTGCCCGGTGAACGGGATAATCAGAAAGCTGGCGTAATAGCCCACCAGGATCAGGTCGTAGATCGTCCGGCCGTAGCGCTCATAAGCCTCGGCCGGATTGACCAGTATGTAGACGAAGTAGGCCCAGACGATTACGAAAGGAATCCATTTAAGGTGGCGCAGGCGCCACCAGAATTCACCTTTCAACGTGGCGTCCCGGAAAGCGAAGCCCACCGTTTCACGGCTGAACACGCAGGGGCAGTTCCAACCGCAGTCCACGCGCTTGCCGACCAGGGCCACCATTATGAAAAGGATGAAAAAGGGCAGGGCGCCGACCATGTGGACGCTCAAGGTGAACTCGGCCCCGGTGCCGTCGAGAAGCGGCATGCGCGGGTAGAACATCGGAATGAAGACCCAATACAGGAAAAACAGCCCCACCATCACCTTGACCCGCATCCGCTGGTAGGCGTCGGGCTCGGTCGCGAGCCGCCAGACGGCGAAGGCCGGAATCAGGTACAATTCCGGGCTGCCGTTCAGTTTCACCACCGACCCGCCCACTTCGACGTAGATCGGGTAGAAGAAACTGGAGGCCAGCCAGGCCAGGGCGATCGCGCTCACTATTTTCGCGCGCGCGATTTTCCTCGTGGAACTCATCTCTTCAACACCATCCTCGGCCCACCGGCGGCTAAGCGCCGC of the Bacillota bacterium genome contains:
- a CDS encoding YgaP-like transmembrane domain gives rise to the protein MSSTRKIARAKIVSAIALAWLASSFFYPIYVEVGGSVVKLNGSPELYLIPAFAVWRLATEPDAYQRMRVKVMVGLFFLYWVFIPMFYPRMPLLDGTGAEFTLSVHMVGALPFFILFIMVALVGKRVDCGWNCPCVFSRETVGFAFRDATLKGEFWWRLRHLKWIPFVIVWAYFVYILVNPAEAYERYGRTIYDLILVGYYASFLIIPFTGHRSFCRWACPWAATWGVLNVAGFYKIKADAGRCRECGLCEQNCDMGVPVRRLIREKGVLRTAECMGCGRCVNACPQGVLSFHDVRDTIRGYNLGSRERLVRMAGGLTVAGLIFLEPDSPWGWVGLAFFATGLFGFCPTYIAVGAAARKARGMFFRQ